GTGTTTTGTATCATATGATTGATCCTGTAAATGTTCTCGAAAATATTTCAAAGGTAAGCAATCATATTGGGATATGGACACACTATTATGATAAAGATGTTATAAATAGTTCTGATAATCTGAGAAAAAAATTTGACGGGAAAAATGAAGAGGTATGTTGGAGAAATCATGTCTTTATAAAACACCGTTATAATTATTTTGACGCATTAAACTGGGGCGGGTTTTGCGGAGGCAGTAACCCATTCAGTTATTGGCTGACAAGAGATGATATTCTTCTTGTAATGCGCGAGCTGGGTTTTGATGTAAAGATTGGAATTGATCACATTGATCATCCAAACGGACCGTCGCTTCTTTTCTATGCCTATCGGAGTTTAAATTTAATTTAACAGCAAGATTTTTTTGTTCAATTGACAATAATAGAAATATTATTTTATAGTGAACTTAACCCTTGGGGGAGGCGCAAGCCTGAGAGTCCCGATTTTATTGGGAGACCCCGCGAACCTGATACGGATAATGCCGGCGGAGGGATTGGGTCTAAAACTTAAAAAAGATAGACCGCACTCTTTCAGGGATGCGGTTTTTTGTTTTATGAGACTGAAACTTAACGGAGAAAATTTCGAGACAAAAAATTCAGGCACTGTCAAAGAGCTTCTAGATGAACTAAGGATAGAGCAGGGCAGAGTTGCGGTTGAAGTGAATATGACTGTAATAAAAAAATCTGACTATAAAAGTTTCAGGCTTAATGAAGGCGATGAAGTGGAGATTGTGAATTTTGTGGGAGGAGGATAAGAGGGAACATGGAAGACAGGTTGGTGATTAAAGGTATAGAATTTAAATCCCGTCTCTGGGTTGGCACAGGAAAGTACAAGGATTTTGATGAGACAAAGAAAGCTATTGAGGCATCTGGGGCAGATGTTGTTACTGTTGCAGTAAGAAGGGTGAACATAATAGACAGAAAATCAGAGAATTTATTTGATTATATTGATCCCAAAAAATACAAGATACTTCCTAACACAGCAGGCTGTTACAATGTTGAGGATGCATTGAGATATTCGCGCCTCGCAAGGGAAGCAGGAATTTCGGATTTAATTAAACTTGAGGTTATTGGAGATGAGAAGACATTGTTCCCTGATATAATCGGACTTTTAAAGGCAACAGAGATGTTGGCAAAAGAAGGATTCATTGTTCTTCCATACACAAATGATGATCCGATAATGGCAAAGAGGCTTG
Above is a genomic segment from Nitrospiraceae bacterium containing:
- the thiS gene encoding sulfur carrier protein ThiS gives rise to the protein MRLKLNGENFETKNSGTVKELLDELRIEQGRVAVEVNMTVIKKSDYKSFRLNEGDEVEIVNFVGGG
- a CDS encoding thiazole synthase, yielding MEDRLVIKGIEFKSRLWVGTGKYKDFDETKKAIEASGADVVTVAVRRVNIIDRKSENLFDYIDPKKYKILPNTAGCYNVEDALRYSRLAREAGISDLIKLEVIGDEKTLFPDIIGLLKATEMLAKEGFIVLPYTNDDPIMAKRLVDAGAAAVMPLAAPIGSGLGIRNPYNIKIILEQATVPIIVDAGVGTASDVAIAMELGCGGVLLNTAIAGAKDPIAMASAMKHAVIAGRLAYKAGRIPKKLYATASSPIEGMF